AATTATTAGATGGGTCCGGAAAAGTAACAGATGGTTTAAATACATTAAATAGTAAAACAGGCGAAATACAAACGGGTATAGGTAGATTACAAGATGGATCCGAGAAAGTAACAGCAGGTTTAAATACGTTAAATAGTAAAACAGGTGAGATGCAGACAGGTATAGGGAAATTACAAGATGGATCTCAGAAAGTAACAGTAGGTTTAAATACATTAGTAAGTAAAACAGGTGAATTAAAAACAGGAACGAATGAATTATCAACCGGTATGGAAAAACTTGCTGGCGGACAAAGTGAATTAGAAGGATATTCTCAAAACATTGAAAAGGGTTTGCAAGAGTTAAATAGTACAGTGAAAAATTTAGGGGAAATGCAGTCGAAAGTTCCTACTATATTAAATACGTTAAATGAGAAAATAGATGGAGCTGGAGAAAATGTAAGTCAGTTAAATGAATTCACTCAATCAACAGCAGGAGATGCAAAAACTGCAGCGCAAGATGTAGCTAATTTGCAAAAGCAAATCGAGAGTTTACCAAAAGAATATCAAGAGCAGCTACAACCATATATAGCAAATGCGGCAAAAAGTACAGCGACAGTTCAGCAGAAAGCCATTGGAGTAGCAGGTGGAACAAATAAATTAAATGAAGAAGTAAAACAATTAAAAGCTGGAATAAATCAAACAACAGGTGATGCGCAAAACAAACTACCGGATACAGCGGGATTGCAATCTTTAACGGATGGTATTGAGAAATTAGCCAGTGGACAAAAAGGATTTGTTGAAAATTTTCAAGGATTTGGTAAGAAGTTAAATGCTGCTAAAGACGGAGCAAATAAATTTAAAAACGAATCCGGTCAATTAATTGATGCGATAAATCAATTAGCAGATGGCTCGGGTAAAGTAACAGGTGGCTTAGACACATTATTTGCAGGAGCAAATCAAATGGCAGGTGGTGTAAATCAGTTAGTAGATGGTTCAAGCAAAGTGACAGGCGGTTTAGGTACATTATCAGTAGGAACAAACCAAATGATAGGTGGCGTAAATCAATTAGCAGATGGATCAGGGCAAGTAACAACTGGCTTAGGTACTCTAGATGGTGGGCTAAATAAAATATCCACTGGCTCAACCCAGCTAATCGACGGAGTAAATAAACTAACAGACGGATCCGGAAAAGTGACAGATGGACTCGTAAAAGTAAATGATGGTTCAGGTGAACTGGCTGAGAAACTTGGTGAAGGAGCAGAAAAAACAGGTGAAGTAAAAGGAACGGATAAAACGTATGATATGTTTGCAAACCCTGTAAAAGTGAAGACGGAGAAAATGGCGGAAGTTCCAAACTACGGAACAGGATTCACACCATATTTCTTATCACTCGGTTTATTCGTTGGGGCATTACTATTATCTATCGTATACCCATTACGCGATACAGTTGGCGTTCCGAAATCAGGATTCAGCTGGTTTATTAGTAAGTTCGGCGTTTTACTATCAGTCGGTATTATTCAAGCAATAGTAGCAGATGTCATATTACTGTTCTGGTTAGGTGTAGAAGTACAAAGTATTCCATACTTCATACTCTTTAGTATTGTTACGAGTTTAGCGTTTATTTCATTAATTCAATGTTTAGTAACAGCATTTGGTGATGCAGGGCGTTTCATCGCCATCATAACATTAATTATTCAGCTTACAACAAGCGCTGGAACATTCCCGCTAGAATTGATTCCGAAGTTTTTACAACCATTTAATGCTTGGCTACCGATGACATACTCTGTATCAGGATTTAAAGCAGTCGTATCAAGCGGTGATTTTAACTTTATGTGGCAAAACATTGGAATGCTCATGATCTTTATTGTTGTATTATCAATTGGAACAATCGCTTCCTTAACTTTGATGCACAAACGACAGTTTAAAAATATTGCTGACAATCAATCGATTGAAGCTTAGAAAAAAGCACCTTTTTGGTGCTTTTTTTATTTTAGTGCAGAGCATCTTTTCTGTCGTTCGTATACAAATGTTTTCCAAAGCTCTAGAAACGAAAGAAAAGGAATTACAACAATTTACAGAGAAACATAAAATAGAGGAGTTGATATGATGAAAGGAAATCTAACTTATTATTTTATCTTATATCCGCTAATTTTCTTTCTTGTTTTCGTCCTTTCACCTATCTTGTTTCATAAAGAAGAATATACAAGTATGAAAGATACACTGGGAATACTTTTATTCTACTATGTGTTAATTAGTGGATATTACATTATTGATGTTGTAAGCGAAAGAATAAAGAAAAACGATAAAGAAAAAAAGTGAAATTTTATTATAGAAAAACTGATGGAGGATAAAAAAATGACTGAAAGCGAAATGAAATTCCGGGATACAACCATTCGTAACTTTTTCGATAAAGAGGACCGCTTAAAATCGATTCCAGGTCAAAAGAAGAAAAAACTAGTATTGTTAGAGCATTTAGTTAGCAAGTTACATGCAGAGAATCAGTATACGGAAAAAGAAATTAATACATTCATAAAACAATATCACGAGGACTTTTGTACGATTAGACGAGAATTCATAGTGCATGGATTTATGGATCGTGAGGATAATATGTACCATATAAATGGGAGGGAAGCTTGGACGAAGTGGGAGGAGTTAAAATAATGAATCAGTGGGATCCCCACTGATTATGAGTCCGTGCTAGTTGTGCAGTTTCTTTGTAGTAAGTCTATGAACTCTTCAACATTTGAACTTGTAATGTATCCAAGCGTTATATATTCATCTTCATAGTAAAATATTATTTTTTTGTCAAAGATTCTTCTCTTCGTTTCTATAGATACAATTTTTTTATACTCAAATTCGGCGATTAATGTATTTTTATATTGGCTAAAAAAGAGAAGTCTTCTATTAGTAGCCAGTAGCATGCTGGAATACGGGATTTTATGAGTAATCGTATAGTCAGTGAACATTTTAGTGAAGAGACCGCCAATATTGGCAGTCTCTTTTTAGTGGCAATGTTTACACTGAGCGAACCTTAAGTTCCAGCCGATCTTTCTGACGAAGATGATGTGAAAAATGCATAGAAATAAGCTGGAACCATTCTGTTGCATTTAAGTAACCAAGCCCAGGGTGTTCGACTTTACAATTATTTGAAATAGAAGTAAGTGTTGCTTCGGTATTTTTTACAATTGTAATTAATTCTAGAAATTGTTTCTGCACTTCTTCTTTGTTAGTTGGGTTTTCAGGTGTATATCCTGGATGACCTGGCACTTTGATTTGTATGTCCGGGAAAGCCCCCAGTATATATACCTTTTCACCCATATCGGTTTTTTTATTAGTTACTGAGGGTGTTTCAGTTTTACATTTCGCGATTGCATTTAATTGCATGTATGTGGAGGCAACTAAATGATTATACATTTGACCGAGGGACCATTCCTCACTAGAAGGCTTCATCCTAAATTGTTCTATAGAGTATTTTTCTAACTCCTCTATGTAATACTTTGCTAACTCCTCGAATTTCTTCATCTTGCTAACTCCTTTTTATGAAAATGTATTTGTTAATACCTACTATAAAGGAGGGCTGCTGACAACATTATGTCAGTAGTGAAATAAAAAAATTAAAGATGTAACATTTTTTTTGCTTCATCACGGATTTTCTCAGAAAGAATTTTTGGCCCTAGTACTTGCACTTGGCTTCCCCAGCTTAATACCCATTGAAATACTTCGTCTATGCTTCTTGATTTCAAAAAGACGTGAAAACCATTATCTTTATGCTCGTATGAATCTATAAAAAAGTATCGTGATTCAATAATTTTATGCGCAATGTGGGCTGGGAATAATAAATGGATTGTAACAGTACGATTGTTTTCAGGTTGATAGTCTTGTAAAGAAAAGTCCTTCGGTTTTGTAAAAAATTTTTGTTCTTGCTGTAATGTATCCATACGGTCTAAGCGAAAATTACGTATTTGTTTTCGCAGTAAACAATGAGCAACGATGTACCAAATTCCTGAAATGTTGACTAAACCGTAAGGATGAACGGTACGTTTTGTTTTTGTAGTTTCTCTCGGTTTACGATATGAAAAAGAGATAGATTGCTCTCTTTGAATAGCTTCTTGTAACAAGAAAAGTTGGCTCTCTAGTTTTTCTTGCTCGGCTTGCTGGTTTGAAAATATAGGAGAAAGGAAACGGAAAGTTCCTCGCAAGCCCTCAATTTTCTTTTGTTGATCAGTAGGGAGGACTATCTCAAGTTTCTCTTTTGCTGATTGCGCATGTACAGAAAAAGAAGAGGTGAAAGCTTTCTCAATATAATCACCGCCCAATAAAAGAGTAACGGCCTCTTCTGGCGTAAGCTGAATGGGTGGTAAGAAATAACCATCCATTAATGAATAGCCGTGACCAGGCATTGAAAAAATGGGAACGCCGGATTCGCTGAGTGCGTCCATATCTCGATAAATAGTGCGTATACTTGTCTCAAATTTTTCAGCTAAGCTTTGTGCTGTGACAGTTTGTTTTCTTTGTAATTCAATTAATATAGCTAATAAACGATCCGTCCGATTCATGAAATATCATCCTTTATTTTATAAATATTCTTATTGTGAAATTCTAAAAGTAGTGTGTAATTTCCTGCCATTAACAGACTTTTCCCTATGTATAATATTAATATAGTAAAATCATAAGAACCTATATTGCAGTTTCCAATAATATACTATATAATCAGGATAAGAAAACGTTTTCATGCAAAGGGGGAAAATTTCGTGTCGACTATCGAGGACGTGGCGAAATTAGCGGGGTTATCAAGGACAACGGTTTCTAGGGTGATTAATAATCATCCATATGTTTCAGATGAGAAGAAAAAAAGGGTTCAATTAGCGATGAAGCATTTAGGCTTCGTTCCTAATTCTGCGGCGAGAAGGCTTCGTAAACAAAAAACGGAAACAATTGCGGTGCTTGTTCCAAGGATTACAAATCCTTTCTTCAGTCGATTTATTGAAGCAATCGAGATTGCTGCTTCTGAACATAAATATAAACTGATTATTTGTCAAACAAGGTATTTACCAGAAAAAGAGATGGAGTATTTACAATTATTATCTACGAAACAAGTAGATGGGATTATTCTATGTTCACTAGAAAATCCGTGGGAAGATGTAGAGCCATATTTACAACACGGTCCAATCGTGTTATGTAATGAATATATTGAAGAAGCAAATGTCCCAACAGTGAAATTTGATCATGCGCAAGGTGCATACATAGCTGCCAATCATGTATTAGAACAAGGATATCGTAATCTTATTTTTTGCCGTGGTAACGAAACCAAAGTAGTTAGCCAACAGCGAAAAATGGGCTTTTTACGCGCTATTACTGAAAAGAGTAGAGAAGTGGAAGCGATCGATTTTCTTGAAAACGCTTTCTCTTGGGATGATGGAAAACGAATATTCCATGAAGTATTAAAGGACAAAAAAAATCCTACCGCGATTTTGGCAGGAGGCGACGAGGTTGCAGCTGGAATTATCTCAGAGGCGAAACGCCATGATTGGAGTATCCCAGAGGATCTCGCTGTTATCGGTTTTGATAATCAAATTTTATCACAAATTACAGAACCAGGTATTACGACAATTGAACAGCCAATCGATGAAATGGCTCGAAAAGTTGTCGACCTGATGATGGATAAAATTCATACGAAAAATTATCGAAAAAAAGAATTGTATGAGTTTGAACTGGAGCTCTTGGTGAAAGGTTCAACGATGAAGGATACGATGTTATTAGCCTAGTAGACTATGTCTGCTAGGTTTTTTATGTTCACAAACTACTATTCTTCGTGAACGCAATCGTCACATTTGTTATGGTATGCTTCGTGCTGCTCATCAATTTCTTTCCCGCAGTGTGCACAAGTTTTCGTCGGTAAATTTCTGAAAAACTCCATTGGTTGATCGATCATGTCAATCCCTCCATTTCCATTTCTTACTATCATTGTATTAGTACAAAAAATAAAAGTCAACAACTGTTTTATAACAAAATTGAAAATTAATGAAAAAGTTTAGGAAATGGATTATAGTTAACAATGTAGGATGTAAGTAAAAAACTTTCTCAAGTACGGAGAAAAACTGCATTCCTACTCGGTTTTAGAAAGGATGGATACATATGAAAATGACTGTTGTCGGCTTTTGGGGCGGCTTTCCAGAAGCGGGAGAAGCAACGTCGGGGTATTTGTTTGAACACGATGGTTTTCGTTTACTTGTAGACTGTGGTAGTGGTGTACTAGCACAGCTTCAAAAATATATAACACCATCTGATATAGATGCAGTTGTACTGTCACACTATCATCATGATCATGTTGCAGATATTGGGGTATTGCAATATGCGAGATTAATTACGAGTGCGACAAAAGGGCAACTACCAGAATTACCAATATACGGTCATACGTTTGATGAGAATGGATTCCATTCTTTAACGCATGCACCGCATACGAAAGGAATCGCGTACAACCCAGAAGAAACACTTCAAGTTGGACCGTTCTCGATTTCGTTCTTAAAAACTGTTCATCCTGTTACATGCTTTGCGATGCGTATTACAGCTGGCGATGATGCTGTAGTATACAGCGCTGATTCCAGTTATATTCCTGAATTTATTCCATTCACGAAAGATGCTGATCTTTTCATTTGTGAGTGTAATATGTATGCACATCAAGAGGCTGCAAAAGCAGGGCATATGAATAGTACAGAAGTAGCAAGTATTGCGAAAGATGCAAATGTAAAAGAACTTTTATTAACGCACTTACCGCATACAGGAAACCCATCTGATTTAGTAACAGAAGCAAAACAAACTTTCAGTGGCCATATTACGCTAGCGCATAGTGGCTACGTATGGAATTCATGAGGTGATACGATGTTATTTATTGATAATAAAGGGATTACAGATCCTAGAATAAACTTAGCGATTGAAGAATATTGTGTGAAGAATTTAGATATTAACGAAACATATTTACTGTTCTACATTAACGAACCTTCCATTATCATTGGTAAAAACCAAAACACAGTAGAAGAAATTAATGCAGATTACGTAAAAGAAAAAGGTATTCATGTTGTTCGTCGTCTATCAGGCGGAGGCGCAGTATATCACGATTTAGGAAACTTAAACTTCAGCTTTATTACGAAAGATGATGGAGATAGTTTCAGCAACTTCAAAAAATTCACAGAGCCTGTAACGAAAGCACTCGGTAAATTAGGCGTAAATGCAGAGCTAAGTGGTCGTAACGACATTTTAGCTGAGGGTAGAAAAATTTCAGGTAACGCGCAGTTCTCAACGAAAGGTCGTATGTTCAGTCATGGTACGTTACTATTTGACTCTGAAATCGATCACGTTGTATCAGCGTTAAAAGTAAAAATGGATAAGATTCAATCAAAAGGAATTAAATCAATCCGTAGCCGCGTTGCGAACATTACAGAATTCCTAAACGAAAAAATGACGACAGAAGAGTTTAGACAACTTCTTCTAGAAACAATTTTCGAAGGAGAAACAGAAATTCCAACGTACGAATTAACAGAAGAGGATTGGAAAAAAATTCATAAACTTTCTGAAGAGCGTTACCGTAATTGGGACTGGAACTACGGAAAATCTCCGAAGTTCAACTTACAACATTCACACCGTTTCCCAGTCGGACAAGTTGACGTTCGTCTTGAAGTGAAAAAAGGAACAGTAACAGAATGTAAAATTTACGGTGACTTCTTCGGTTCACTAGATGTTCATGACATTGAAGAGCGTCTAACAGGCGTACAATTTGATAAAGATGCATTCACTGTAGCTTTAGAAGGCGTAGATATCGCGCGTTATTTCGGTAATATTACAACAGAAGATTTCTTACATTTATTCTTCTAAAAATAATGGGGGAGGCTGTCATAAAGGGCAGCCTCTTTCTGTTTGCGTAGATTGTCATGTTTTGTCGGTAAGTCGATATATTTGAAAAATCGCCGATATAATTTCATTTACCATAAAATCACAGGGCATCCGCCCCTTATAAAGGAATATATATATTCAAAAGGAGGCGGATCGAAATGAAAAGAGTAATGTACGTTGTATTCTTGCTCAGCCTAATCATCGGAATGACAGCCTGTAACGATAAAACTTCCTCAAGTCGTACACTTTTACTTATTGGAAAGCCAGCGAAGGATAATGTCATATATTATACGCATACAGATAACAAGCGAAAGATAGATGATATACAAACTATGTTTCAAAATAAGAAATGGAAAAGAAATGAAACGTTTAGTACCGTTGGTAAAACGCCAGATTTTGTCTTGTCGATAGATGAGGACAATAAAGGATTGCCGACATTATATGTTACAGTGTACATTCATGAAAATGGAGCGGACGCTCTCAATTTGTATGGGGAGCATATGCATTTAAATAAGGAGGAAGTTGAAAAACTTAGAGAGAAGATGAGTGCATATTATCCTAAAATGATTTCTGTGCTAGTTTAATAATTTGCTGGTAAGTGGAATTCCCTTATCCTCCCAAATAAATTCAACAGAAGATGCTCCGTGTATATGCAGTTAATAGAATATCACTTGCCACTTTAATTTTCTTTTAATATAATTAATTTAGAATTTTTAAATATTCTAAATTTTATAAAGGTGGGGTTTGTGTGAATCTCGTTCAATCTTTGGCTGAAACGGCAAAAAAGAAGGGGGATAAACTGGCTTATATATTTATGGATCAGTCGGTCTCTTATGACCAATTAAACAAAATGGTCACTAGGTTTTCTAGCAATTTAGCAAAAATGGGCATTGGAAAAGGGGACAATGTCGCATTAGCTGTTGGAAATTCACCACATTTTTTAGTCGGTTTATACGGAACGATGAAAGCCGGAGCAACTGTCATTCCGATTAATCCAATTTATACAGCAGACGAAATACATTATATTTTACAAAATGGAGATGTAAAAACAATCATCGTACTCGACGTCCTTCTACCTGTTATACAATCTCTTACAACAAGACTTCCTTCACTTGAAAATATCATCATATGCGAAACCTCATCAGATTTTAACCATACAGAAACCGAAAAAATGAAAACGTTTACTAATTTTGTAGGGACTGGAGATATAACTCACGAAGGCCCGGAACTAGATGAAGAAGATGTAGCTGTTATTTTATACACTTCAGGTACAACTGGAAAGCCAAAAGGCGCTATGTTAACACATAAAAACTTATATAGTAATGCAAGCGATGTGGCGTCGTATTTACAATATACTGCCGATGATCGTGTCGTTGCGGCGTTGCCAATGTTTCACGTGTTCTGTTTAACAGTTGCGGTAAATGCGCCGATTGTGAACGGGGCGACGATTTTAATGTTACCGAAATTTAGTCCGAAAGAAGTATTCCGTATTTGTCGTACGTATGAGCCAACGATTTTTGCTGGTGTACCGACGATGTACAATTACTTATATTTATTTGAAGAAGCGAGCGCAGAAGATGTGAAGACGCTGCGTCTTTGTATTTCAGGTGGTGCGTCAATGCCTGTTGCTCTTCTGCAAAACTTTGAAAAACGTTTTGGTGTAATCGTTTCAGAAGGATACGGTTTATCAGAAGCATCACCAGTTACTTGTTTCAATCCGTTAGATCGTCCTCGTAAACCAGGATCAATTGGAACAAATATTTGGCATGTAGAAAATAAAATTGTGAATGAACTTGGGGAAGAAGTACCAGTCGGTGCAGTCGGTGAATTAATTGTTCGCGGACCTAACGTTATGAAGGGTTACTATAATGCGCCAGAAGATACAGCAGCAACACTAAAAGAGGGTT
This genomic interval from Bacillus cereus contains the following:
- a CDS encoding YhgE/Pip domain-containing protein, translating into MKWHKLLSKEFAEIIKSKKILIPIIAVLFVPILYAGMFLWAFWDPYEQLDDLPVAVVNLDKGAELDGKPIEVGKGLVDNLKDNKSFKWEFVSEKEAKEGMEGRKYYMLVRIPDDFSSNATTLLKDNPKPLNLEYIPNESLNFLSSQIGGTAIEKIKSEVSSTLTKTYAEKMFDSIKDVSKGLADGADGANKLHDGASELHDGSSKVTDGLHTLQGKSGEMKDGVQKLADGSSKLLDGSGKVTDGLNTLNSKTGEIQTGIGRLQDGSEKVTAGLNTLNSKTGEMQTGIGKLQDGSQKVTVGLNTLVSKTGELKTGTNELSTGMEKLAGGQSELEGYSQNIEKGLQELNSTVKNLGEMQSKVPTILNTLNEKIDGAGENVSQLNEFTQSTAGDAKTAAQDVANLQKQIESLPKEYQEQLQPYIANAAKSTATVQQKAIGVAGGTNKLNEEVKQLKAGINQTTGDAQNKLPDTAGLQSLTDGIEKLASGQKGFVENFQGFGKKLNAAKDGANKFKNESGQLIDAINQLADGSGKVTGGLDTLFAGANQMAGGVNQLVDGSSKVTGGLGTLSVGTNQMIGGVNQLADGSGQVTTGLGTLDGGLNKISTGSTQLIDGVNKLTDGSGKVTDGLVKVNDGSGELAEKLGEGAEKTGEVKGTDKTYDMFANPVKVKTEKMAEVPNYGTGFTPYFLSLGLFVGALLLSIVYPLRDTVGVPKSGFSWFISKFGVLLSVGIIQAIVADVILLFWLGVEVQSIPYFILFSIVTSLAFISLIQCLVTAFGDAGRFIAIITLIIQLTTSAGTFPLELIPKFLQPFNAWLPMTYSVSGFKAVVSSGDFNFMWQNIGMLMIFIVVLSIGTIASLTLMHKRQFKNIADNQSIEA
- a CDS encoding DUF2087 domain-containing protein, whose translation is MTESEMKFRDTTIRNFFDKEDRLKSIPGQKKKKLVLLEHLVSKLHAENQYTEKEINTFIKQYHEDFCTIRREFIVHGFMDREDNMYHINGREAWTKWEELK
- a CDS encoding DinB family protein, which encodes MKKFEELAKYYIEELEKYSIEQFRMKPSSEEWSLGQMYNHLVASTYMQLNAIAKCKTETPSVTNKKTDMGEKVYILGAFPDIQIKVPGHPGYTPENPTNKEEVQKQFLELITIVKNTEATLTSISNNCKVEHPGLGYLNATEWFQLISMHFSHHLRQKDRLELKVRSV
- a CDS encoding helix-turn-helix transcriptional regulator, with amino-acid sequence MNRTDRLLAILIELQRKQTVTAQSLAEKFETSIRTIYRDMDALSESGVPIFSMPGHGYSLMDGYFLPPIQLTPEEAVTLLLGGDYIEKAFTSSFSVHAQSAKEKLEIVLPTDQQKKIEGLRGTFRFLSPIFSNQQAEQEKLESQLFLLQEAIQREQSISFSYRKPRETTKTKRTVHPYGLVNISGIWYIVAHCLLRKQIRNFRLDRMDTLQQEQKFFTKPKDFSLQDYQPENNRTVTIHLLFPAHIAHKIIESRYFFIDSYEHKDNGFHVFLKSRSIDEVFQWVLSWGSQVQVLGPKILSEKIRDEAKKMLHL
- a CDS encoding LacI family DNA-binding transcriptional regulator, whose protein sequence is MSTIEDVAKLAGLSRTTVSRVINNHPYVSDEKKKRVQLAMKHLGFVPNSAARRLRKQKTETIAVLVPRITNPFFSRFIEAIEIAASEHKYKLIICQTRYLPEKEMEYLQLLSTKQVDGIILCSLENPWEDVEPYLQHGPIVLCNEYIEEANVPTVKFDHAQGAYIAANHVLEQGYRNLIFCRGNETKVVSQQRKMGFLRAITEKSREVEAIDFLENAFSWDDGKRIFHEVLKDKKNPTAILAGGDEVAAGIISEAKRHDWSIPEDLAVIGFDNQILSQITEPGITTIEQPIDEMARKVVDLMMDKIHTKNYRKKELYEFELELLVKGSTMKDTMLLA
- the yhfH gene encoding protein YhfH, translating into MIDQPMEFFRNLPTKTCAHCGKEIDEQHEAYHNKCDDCVHEE
- a CDS encoding MBL fold metallo-hydrolase; this encodes MKMTVVGFWGGFPEAGEATSGYLFEHDGFRLLVDCGSGVLAQLQKYITPSDIDAVVLSHYHHDHVADIGVLQYARLITSATKGQLPELPIYGHTFDENGFHSLTHAPHTKGIAYNPEETLQVGPFSISFLKTVHPVTCFAMRITAGDDAVVYSADSSYIPEFIPFTKDADLFICECNMYAHQEAAKAGHMNSTEVASIAKDANVKELLLTHLPHTGNPSDLVTEAKQTFSGHITLAHSGYVWNS
- a CDS encoding lipoate--protein ligase — translated: MLFIDNKGITDPRINLAIEEYCVKNLDINETYLLFYINEPSIIIGKNQNTVEEINADYVKEKGIHVVRRLSGGGAVYHDLGNLNFSFITKDDGDSFSNFKKFTEPVTKALGKLGVNAELSGRNDILAEGRKISGNAQFSTKGRMFSHGTLLFDSEIDHVVSALKVKMDKIQSKGIKSIRSRVANITEFLNEKMTTEEFRQLLLETIFEGETEIPTYELTEEDWKKIHKLSEERYRNWDWNYGKSPKFNLQHSHRFPVGQVDVRLEVKKGTVTECKIYGDFFGSLDVHDIEERLTGVQFDKDAFTVALEGVDIARYFGNITTEDFLHLFF
- a CDS encoding fatty acid--CoA ligase family protein, which translates into the protein MNLVQSLAETAKKKGDKLAYIFMDQSVSYDQLNKMVTRFSSNLAKMGIGKGDNVALAVGNSPHFLVGLYGTMKAGATVIPINPIYTADEIHYILQNGDVKTIIVLDVLLPVIQSLTTRLPSLENIIICETSSDFNHTETEKMKTFTNFVGTGDITHEGPELDEEDVAVILYTSGTTGKPKGAMLTHKNLYSNASDVASYLQYTADDRVVAALPMFHVFCLTVAVNAPIVNGATILMLPKFSPKEVFRICRTYEPTIFAGVPTMYNYLYLFEEASAEDVKTLRLCISGGASMPVALLQNFEKRFGVIVSEGYGLSEASPVTCFNPLDRPRKPGSIGTNIWHVENKIVNELGEEVPVGAVGELIVRGPNVMKGYYNAPEDTAATLKEGWLYTGDLAKMDEEGYFYIVDRKKDIVLVGGYNVYPREVEEVLYTHDSVAEVVVIGVPDENLGEAVRAYVVLKQTNVTEEELMHYCTLHLAKYKVPMSIEFLTELPKNTTGKLLRRALREKALQV